The Mercurialis annua linkage group LG2, ddMerAnnu1.2, whole genome shotgun sequence genome contains a region encoding:
- the LOC126670288 gene encoding uncharacterized protein LOC126670288: protein MSFSFFKPSRPKTPLEVVKALKESLTALDTKTVVEVKSLEKALEEVEKNLVAIRIMLCGDGEVEPNAEQVSQLVLEVSKEDVLALMIHKLPNLGWEARKDLVHCWSILLKQNVDSKYFSVEYIENHFELLDFLVVCYDNKEIALNCGVMLRECVKFPSLAKYILESASFELFFKFVELPNFDVASDAFSTFKDLLTKHENVVAEYLTAHYDEFFDMYEKLLISPNYVTRRQSLKLLSDFLLEPSNSHIMKRYILEVQYLKVMMTLLKDSSKNIQISAFHIFKVFVANPNKPREVKVILAKNSARLVELLIELSVGKGAEDEQFEEEKELIVKEIRRLSRQQSLDG, encoded by the exons ATGTCGTTTTCATTCTTTAAGCCGTCGAGGCCTAAAACGCCGTTAGAGGTGGTGAAAGCATTGAAGGAGAGCCTCACCGCTCTCGATACTAAAACCGTCGTCGAAGTTAAATCACTCGAGAAG GCATTGGAAGAGGTTGAGAAAAATCTTGTAGCGATAAGAATTATGCTATGTGGAGACGGTGAGGTTGAGCCGAATGCCGAGCAAGTTTCACAGTTAGTGCTTGAAGTTTCTAAGGAGGATGTTCTTGCTCTTATGATTCACAAACTTCCTAATCTAGGATGGGAA GCAAGAAAGGATTTAGTGCATTGCTGGTCCATATTGTTGAAGCAAAATGTTGATTCCAAGTATTTCTCTGTGGAGTACATAGAGAACCATTTTGAATTGTTAGACTTTCTTGTTGTCTG CTATGACAACAAGGAAATTGCCTTGAATTGTGGTGTTATGCTAAGGGAGTGCGTCAAATTTCCATCCCTTGCAAA GTATATATTAGAGTCTGCAAGCTTTGAGTTGTTCTTCAAATTTGTGGAATTGCCAAATTTTGATGTTGCTTCTGATGCTTTCTCTACTTTCAAG GATTTACTTACTAAACATGAGAATGTGGTTGCTGAATATCTAACTGCTCACTATGATGAG TTCTTTGACATGTATGAGAAACTACTGATATCTCCCAATTATGTGACAAGAAGGCAATCATTGAAG CTTCTCTCGGATTTTCTTTTGGAGCCTTCGAACTCCCATATAATGAAGCGCTATATTTTAGAAGTTCAGTACTTAAAAGTAATGATGACGTTATTGAAG GATTCAAGCAAAAATATTCAGATCTCGGCATTTCACATATTCAAG GTTTTTGTTGCTAATCCTAACAAGCCACGAGAAGTAAAagtaattttggcaaaaaacaGCGCGAGGTTGGTGGAATTGCTTATTGAACTTTCTGTTGGAAAAG GTGCGGAGGATGAGCAATTTGAAGAGGAAAAAGAACTGATCGTGAAGGAAATTAGAAGACTATCGCGGCAGCAAAGCCTGGACGGCTAG